One stretch of Cyanobium sp. Tous-M-B4 DNA includes these proteins:
- the yidD gene encoding membrane protein insertion efficiency factor YidD yields the protein MPINQSTQLPTQLLTSGLAALLLALISFYRQWISPLLGPRCRFIPSCSAYGLEAISRHGPWRGSWLTLRRLLRCHPFTACGCDPVPD from the coding sequence CTGCCGATCAACCAGTCAACCCAGTTGCCGACCCAATTGCTTACTAGTGGCCTGGCGGCACTATTGCTCGCCTTGATCAGCTTTTATCGCCAGTGGATTTCGCCCTTGCTGGGGCCCCGCTGCCGTTTCATTCCCAGTTGCAGCGCCTACGGCCTCGAGGCGATCAGCCGCCATGGGCCCTGGCGGGGCAGCTGGCTCACCCTGCGCCGGCTGCTGCGTTGTCATCCCTTCACCGCCTGCGGTTGCGATCCCGTGCCCGATTGA
- the aqpZ gene encoding aquaporin Z, with product MSRRFLAELIGTFWLVFGGCGSAVLAAVFPYAQADANPLGLGFLGVSLAFGLTLLTMAYAIGHISGCHINPAVSFGLWASGRMSGSHLLPYIVAQVLGGTLAGGLIYGIASGRPGFELSGSNPLATNGFGAHSPGGYGLVSALLIEVVLTFIFLLVILGTTHRDAIASMAGVPIGLSLTLIHLISIPVTNTSVNPARSTGVALWVGGDAMGQLWLFWLAPIVGALLAGWVQRQLLDGSRPSA from the coding sequence ATGTCTAGGCGATTCCTAGCCGAGCTGATCGGTACTTTCTGGTTGGTGTTCGGTGGTTGCGGCAGCGCGGTGCTGGCTGCGGTTTTCCCCTACGCCCAGGCCGATGCCAATCCCCTTGGACTGGGTTTCCTCGGGGTATCCCTGGCCTTTGGTCTCACCCTGCTCACCATGGCCTACGCCATCGGCCATATTTCTGGTTGCCACATCAATCCAGCCGTGAGTTTTGGCTTGTGGGCAAGTGGCCGTATGTCTGGATCCCATCTGCTGCCTTACATCGTGGCCCAGGTACTTGGTGGCACCCTTGCAGGGGGGCTGATCTATGGCATTGCCAGCGGTCGACCTGGTTTTGAGCTGTCCGGCTCCAACCCCCTGGCTACCAACGGCTTCGGCGCCCATTCCCCTGGGGGTTATGGCCTGGTTTCAGCGCTTCTGATCGAAGTAGTGCTTACTTTTATCTTCCTGCTGGTGATTCTCGGCACCACCCATCGAGATGCCATTGCCAGCATGGCCGGAGTGCCTATCGGACTGTCGTTGACCTTGATCCACCTGATCAGCATCCCAGTTACCAATACCTCAGTGAACCCCGCCCGAAGCACTGGCGTGGCCCTGTGGGTTGGTGGCGATGCCATGGGCCAGCTTTGGCTGTTCTGGCTAGCACCAATTGTTGGTGCCCTATTGGCGGGCTGGGTCCAGAGGCAGCTGCTGGATGGGTCTCGCCCCAGCGCTTGA
- a CDS encoding glutaredoxin family protein: MLLLTRKGCCLCEGLEQKLRALDPPLALELIDVDGDPALQARFGLEVPVLQVRSGQGERQLPRVPPRLAGASLQVWLQKHGFSSQDA; this comes from the coding sequence TTGCTGCTGCTAACCCGCAAGGGGTGCTGTCTGTGCGAGGGACTGGAGCAGAAGTTGCGCGCCCTCGATCCTCCGCTGGCGCTGGAGTTGATCGATGTGGATGGTGATCCCGCCCTGCAGGCCCGTTTTGGGCTGGAGGTGCCGGTGCTGCAGGTGCGCTCCGGCCAGGGAGAGCGACAGCTGCCCAGGGTGCCGCCCCGGCTGGCTGGCGCCAGCTTGCAGGTTTGGTTGCAGAAGCACGGTTTTTCCAGCCAGGACGCTTAG
- a CDS encoding UDP-N-acetylmuramoyl-L-alanyl-D-glutamate--2,6-diaminopimelate ligase, whose product MTQLLHPVLQQVGLEVPVGVPNGELSGISCDSRRIGRGTLFVGLPGTQVDGGCFWPQALQAGAVAAVISEAAAALQPPGPGDAVLVAPEPLTRWAGELAAAFWSQPSRRLALIGVTGTNGKTTTTYLIEHLAVSSGRPSALFGTLVNRWPGHSVTAQHTTAFADLLQAQLAQAVEAGAQIGAMEVSSHALDQQRVAGCHFSGAVFTNLTQDHLDYHPSMQAYFEAKARLFAEPLLAGGAVVNGDDPWGAQLVSRLGKACWRSSLEDPSAELFIRDLQLGAGGVRGVLQTPAGEGAFHSPLLGRFNLMNLLQAVGALVQQGVPLLQLLDGLANFRGVPGRMERVVVGDGGGDPAVLVDYAHTPDGLANALAACRPFTVGRLICVFGCGGDRDRSKRPQMGAIAAQLADQLYVTSDNPRTEDAQQILADVTAGIAPGASMQVEADRAIAIAAAIAAAAPGDLVLIAGKGHEDYQILGTTKVHFDDREEAEKALRRRRV is encoded by the coding sequence ATGACCCAGCTGCTCCACCCAGTCCTGCAGCAGGTGGGTTTGGAGGTGCCGGTGGGCGTGCCCAACGGGGAGCTGAGCGGCATCAGTTGTGATTCCCGTCGCATCGGGCGGGGCACTTTGTTTGTGGGGCTGCCTGGCACCCAGGTGGATGGGGGCTGCTTCTGGCCCCAGGCCCTGCAGGCCGGTGCGGTAGCTGCGGTGATTAGTGAGGCCGCGGCGGCCCTTCAGCCGCCTGGACCAGGCGATGCGGTGCTGGTAGCGCCTGAGCCGCTGACCCGCTGGGCCGGAGAGCTGGCGGCTGCCTTCTGGTCCCAGCCCAGTCGCCGGCTGGCCCTGATTGGGGTCACCGGCACTAATGGCAAAACCACCACCACCTATTTGATCGAGCATCTGGCCGTTTCGTCAGGCAGGCCTTCGGCCCTGTTTGGCACCTTGGTGAATCGCTGGCCTGGCCACAGCGTGACGGCTCAGCACACCACGGCCTTCGCTGATCTGCTCCAGGCTCAGCTTGCCCAGGCCGTTGAGGCCGGTGCCCAGATCGGTGCCATGGAGGTGAGCTCCCATGCCCTTGATCAGCAGCGGGTAGCTGGCTGCCACTTCTCCGGCGCCGTGTTTACCAACCTCACCCAGGATCACCTCGACTATCACCCGTCGATGCAGGCCTATTTCGAAGCCAAGGCGCGGTTGTTTGCGGAGCCGCTGCTGGCTGGTGGGGCGGTGGTGAATGGCGACGACCCCTGGGGTGCCCAGCTGGTGAGCCGTCTAGGTAAGGCCTGTTGGCGCAGCTCCCTGGAAGACCCCAGCGCCGAGCTGTTCATCCGCGATTTGCAGCTGGGGGCAGGCGGCGTCCGCGGGGTGCTGCAGACGCCGGCGGGGGAGGGGGCATTTCACTCACCCCTGCTGGGGCGCTTCAACCTGATGAACCTGCTGCAGGCGGTTGGGGCCCTGGTCCAGCAGGGCGTCCCCCTGCTCCAGTTGCTAGATGGGCTAGCCAACTTCCGCGGCGTGCCTGGTCGCATGGAGCGGGTGGTGGTGGGCGACGGCGGCGGCGATCCAGCCGTGTTGGTGGATTACGCCCACACCCCCGATGGCCTGGCCAACGCCCTGGCTGCTTGCCGCCCCTTCACGGTGGGGCGTCTGATCTGCGTGTTTGGCTGCGGCGGCGACCGCGACCGCAGCAAGCGGCCCCAGATGGGAGCGATCGCCGCCCAGCTCGCTGACCAGCTCTATGTGACCTCCGACAACCCCCGCACCGAGGACGCCCAGCAAATCCTGGCCGATGTGACTGCCGGCATTGCCCCTGGAGCATCCATGCAGGTGGAGGCCGACCGGGCGATAGCGATCGCTGCCGCCATCGCCGCGGCAGCACCTGGGGATTTGGTGCTGATTGCCGGCAAGGGCCATGAGGACTACCAGATCCTCGGCACCACCAAGGTTCACTTCGACGACCGGGAAGAGGCGGAGAAAGCCCTGCGCCGCCGGCGGGTCTGA
- the rpsD gene encoding 30S ribosomal protein S4, whose product MSRYRGPRLRITRRLGDLPGLTRKSAKRSYPPGQHGQARRKRSEYAIRLEEKQKLRFNYGISERQLVRYVKKARAQEGSTGTNLLKLLENRLDNVCFRLGFGPTVPGARQLVNHGHVTVNGRVVDIPSYQCKAGDVVAVRERKQSKQLAEGNLAFPGLANIPPHLELDKNKLVAKVISKCEREWVALEINELLVVEFYSRKV is encoded by the coding sequence ATGTCTCGCTACCGCGGCCCTCGTCTGAGGATCACGCGGCGCTTGGGAGACCTTCCCGGTCTCACCCGTAAGTCCGCCAAGCGGTCTTATCCCCCCGGTCAGCACGGCCAAGCCCGTCGCAAGCGCTCCGAATACGCCATCCGCCTCGAAGAGAAGCAAAAGCTTCGCTTCAACTACGGCATCTCCGAACGTCAGCTGGTTCGCTACGTCAAGAAAGCCCGGGCCCAGGAGGGTTCTACGGGTACCAACCTGCTGAAACTGCTCGAGAACCGTCTCGACAATGTTTGCTTCCGTCTGGGTTTTGGCCCCACCGTCCCCGGCGCCCGCCAGCTGGTTAACCATGGCCACGTGACCGTGAACGGCCGCGTCGTGGATATCCCCAGCTACCAGTGCAAGGCCGGCGATGTGGTCGCCGTGCGCGAGCGCAAGCAGAGCAAGCAATTAGCTGAAGGCAACTTGGCGTTCCCGGGTCTGGCCAACATCCCGCCCCATCTGGAGCTCGATAAGAACAAGCTCGTCGCCAAGGTGATCAGCAAATGCGAGCGCGAATGGGTCGCCCTTGAGATCAACGAACTGCTGGTGGTTGAGTTTTACTCCCGCAAGGTGTGA
- a CDS encoding aminotransferase class V-fold PLP-dependent enzyme codes for MPTDFRAQLPALANKTYFNYGGQGPLPSSSLEAITAAWRTIQELGPFTGAVWPFVEQTTSQLRQHLAGWFGVPAHRLAFSENVTSGCVLPLWGLPWQAGDELLISDCEHPGVVAACRELAHRQGLVLTTLPVADLRGTADDTNEQVLQRLDRQLSPATRLVVLSHLLWNTGQVMPIAAVAGQLSSHPKHPWLLVDGAQSLGAIPIEAGAAAADIYGCTGHKWCCGPEGLGAVALSERVVREARPTLIGWRSLSHEASGQSEFHTDSRRFEVATSCIPLCAGLEQSLHLLEAEGTAEERLALIKRRSGYLWQGLQANPRARTLLEVPPPAGLVSFEISGEDPEMVVKRLGEQGIWLRSLDDPHCLRACTHITSTEAEIDYLLANL; via the coding sequence ATGCCAACTGATTTCCGCGCCCAGCTACCAGCGCTAGCCAACAAGACCTACTTCAACTACGGCGGCCAGGGACCCCTGCCGAGCTCGTCCCTGGAGGCCATCACGGCCGCCTGGCGCACAATCCAGGAGCTGGGGCCGTTTACCGGAGCGGTGTGGCCTTTTGTGGAACAGACCACCAGCCAGCTGCGTCAGCACCTGGCTGGCTGGTTTGGCGTGCCGGCGCACCGGCTGGCCTTCAGCGAAAACGTAACCAGTGGCTGCGTACTACCGCTCTGGGGCCTGCCCTGGCAGGCAGGCGACGAACTCCTGATCAGCGACTGCGAGCATCCGGGGGTGGTGGCCGCCTGCCGCGAACTAGCCCACCGCCAAGGGCTTGTGCTCACCACCTTGCCGGTGGCGGATCTGCGCGGCACTGCCGATGACACAAACGAGCAGGTGCTGCAGCGATTGGATCGCCAGCTCAGCCCCGCCACCCGATTGGTTGTGCTTTCACACCTGCTCTGGAACACGGGCCAGGTGATGCCGATTGCAGCGGTAGCCGGCCAGCTCAGCTCACACCCCAAGCATCCCTGGCTGCTGGTGGACGGGGCCCAATCCCTTGGGGCCATCCCCATCGAAGCCGGTGCAGCCGCCGCTGACATCTACGGCTGCACCGGCCACAAATGGTGTTGTGGCCCCGAGGGACTGGGAGCAGTAGCCCTATCGGAGCGGGTGGTGCGCGAGGCCAGACCAACTTTGATCGGCTGGCGCAGTCTCAGCCACGAAGCCAGCGGCCAGAGCGAATTTCACACGGACAGCCGGCGCTTTGAAGTAGCCACCTCCTGCATACCCCTTTGCGCTGGTCTTGAGCAATCCCTGCACCTGTTGGAGGCGGAAGGCACCGCCGAAGAGCGCTTGGCCCTGATTAAGCGGCGCAGCGGCTATCTCTGGCAAGGACTGCAGGCAAACCCGCGCGCCCGCACGCTGTTGGAGGTGCCGCCACCAGCGGGGCTAGTCAGCTTTGAAATCAGCGGGGAAGATCCGGAAATGGTGGTGAAGCGCCTAGGTGAGCAAGGCATCTGGCTGCGCAGCCTCGACGATCCCCACTGCCTGCGGGCCTGCACCCACATCACCAGCACCGAAGCTGAGATTGACTACTTGCTGGCAAATCTCTAA